Proteins encoded together in one Prunus dulcis chromosome 3, ALMONDv2, whole genome shotgun sequence window:
- the LOC117621386 gene encoding transcription factor MYB16, whose product MGRSPCCDKVGLKKGPWTPEEDQKLLAYIEEHGHGSWRALPTKAGLQRCGKSCRLRWTNYLRPDIKRGKFSLQEEQTIIQLHALLGNRWSAIATHLPKRTDNEIKNYWNTHLKKRLAKMGIDPVTHKPKNDALLSTVDGHSKNASNLSHMAQWESARLEAEARLVRESKLRSHSSLIHQLTSSPSNKMESSSSMVPMPSTAARSLDVFKGWNVGGGWPASKSSNVDLESPTSTLTYNSSEQINVNASASAVVVPPIMQPMIELVGSSGSSETKEEGDHDQDWKSHLSFTSGLHDHITMSMEAGAWTGEVHDHHHGGGGGVSSNVDMADQEGFTDLLLNNSDEVQSLSDGERGSRGDSDNGGGSGSGSDYYEDNKNYWNSILNLVNSSPSDSPMF is encoded by the exons ATGGGTAGGTCACCTTGCTGTGACAAGGTGGGTTTGAAGAAAGGACCATGGACACCAGAAGAAGACCAGAAACTCTTGGCTTACATTGAAGAACATGGCCATGGCAGTTGGCGTGCCCTCCCAACAAAAGCTG GGCTTCAGAGATGCGGAAAGAGCTGTAGGCTTAGATGGACGAACTATCTCAGACCTGATATCAAGAGGGGAAAGTTCAGTTTGCAAGAAGAACAAACCATTATCCAACTCCATGCCCTATTGGGGAACAG GTGGTCGGCCATAGCAACTCACTTGCCAAAGAGAACAGACAATGAGATAAAGAACTACTGGAACACGCATCTTAAGAAGAGGCTAGCCAAAATGGGCATCGACCCGGTTACGCACAAGCCAAAGAACGATGCCCTACTCTCCACCGTCGACGGTCACTCCAAGAACGCCTCCAACCTCAGCCACATGGCGCAATGGGAGAGCGCTCGCCTTGAAGCCGAAGCCCGACTTGTCAGAGAATCCAAGCTGCGTTCCCACAGTTCATTAATCCATCAGCTTACAAGCAGCCCAAGCAACAAGATGGAGTCTTCATCATCAATGGTGCCTATGCCTTCTACTGCTGCAAGGTCTTTGGATGTGTTTAAAGGTTGGAATGTTGGTGGTGGATGGCCAGCGTCAAAATCATCTAATGTTGATCTTGAGTCTCCAACTTCTACACTCACTTATAATTCTTCTGAGCAGATTAATGTGAATGCATCAGCATCAGCAGTTGTGGTGCCTCCAATTATGCAGCCTATGATTGAGCTTGTGGGGTCCTCAGGTTCATCTGAGACCAAAGAAGAAGGTGATCATGATCAAGATTGGAAATCCCATTTGTCTTTCACTTCAGGGCTTCATGATCACATCACAATGTCCATGGAAGCAGGGGCATGGACTGGTGAGGTTCATGATCATCAtcatggaggaggaggaggagttaGTAGTAATGTGGACATGGCAGATCAAGAAGGGTTCACTGATCTTTTGCTTAACAACTCTGATGAAGTACAGAGCTTGTCAGATGGCGAGCGCGGCAGCCGCGGAGACTCTGATAATGGTGGTGGAAGTGGAAGTGGTAGTGACTACTATGAGGATAATAAGAATTACTGGAATAGTATTCTCAATTTGGTGAATTCTTCTCCATCTGACTCTCCAATGTTCTAA
- the LOC117621389 gene encoding NAC domain-containing protein 100-like — protein sequence MENASGFSKEDEKMELPPGFRFHPTDEELISHYLSPKVLDSCFCATAIGEVDLNNCEPWDLPWKAKMGEREWYFFCVRDRKYPTGLRTNRATDAGYWKATGKDKEIYKAKTLVGMKKTLVFYKGRAPKGEKTNWVMHEYRLEGKYSAYNLPKTAKNEWVICRIFQKSSGGKKTHISGLVRLGSFGNELRPSLLPPLMDSSPYNSDTRTTVCETSHVSCFSDPMEDQRTQDDIIDSFQHNHHHNSSNSNHNPLLASSSRSNPSAHLNPFDSNQITPNIGFLQHQDSVLMQDQSFLRMLLENQAPNLRRSAKTELSQDTGLSMDVSSVVSNREMVQDDPSYSSAPIEFDSLWNY from the exons ATGGAAAATGCTTCTGGGTTTAGTAAGGAAGATGAAAAGATGGAATTGCCTCCAGGGTTCCGATTTCATCCGACTGATGAAGAACTCATAAGTCATTACCTTTCTCCTAAGGTTCTTGACAGCTGCTTTTGTGCTACAGCTATTGGTGAGGTAGATTTGAACAACTGTGAGCCCTGGGATTTGCCTT GGAAAGCTAAAATGGGTGAAAGGGAATGGTATTTCTTCTGTGTGAGAGACAGAAAATACCCAACTGGTCTAAGAACAAACAGAGCAACTGATGCCGGGTACTGGAAAGCCACAGGAAAAGATAAGGAGATTTACAAGGCCAAAACCCTTGTTGGGATGAAGAAGACTCTGGTTTTCTACAAAGGAAGGGCTCCCAAAGGTGAAAAGACCAACTGGGTCATGCATGAGTACAGATTGGAAGGCAAATACTCTGCCTACAATCTCCCCAAAACAGCAAAG AACGAGTGGGTGATTTGCAGAATTTTCCAAAAGAGTAGCGGTGGGAAGAAAACTCATATTTCAgggttggtgaggttgggcTCTTTCGGGAACGAATTGCGCCCTTCTTTATTGCCACCTTTAATGGATTCTTCACCCTACAACAGCGACACGAGAACCACCGTCTGCGAAACGTCTCACGTTTCCTGCTTCTCCGATCCGATGGAGGATCAGAGGACTCAGGATGATATAATTGACAGCTTCCaacacaaccaccaccacaacagcagcaacagcaaccACAACCCTCTTTTAGCTTCTTCGTCTCGCTCAAACCCCTCTGCTCACTTAAACCCTTTCGACTCCAACCAAATCACACCAAACATCGGATTCTTGCAGCACCAAGACTCTGTCTTGATGCAGGACCAGTCCTTCCTGAGGATGCTGCTTGAAAACCAAGCGCCAAACTTGAGGCGCAGTGCAAAAACAGAGCTCTCACAGGACACAGGCCTGAGCATGGATGTCTCTTCCGTTGTGTCGAACAGGGAAATGGTTCAGGACGATCCTTCATACTCATCTGCCCCTATAGAATTTGACAGCCTCTGGAATTATTAG
- the LOC117621383 gene encoding pentatricopeptide repeat-containing protein At5g15300 — protein sequence MIRKRPNDRSAYRHQRSSFWQKCTNLRALKQVHASMVVNGFNSNYSAIRQLIFAGAMAISGTIDYAHQLFVHVAEPDTFMWNTMIRGSAQSQNPLNAIFLYTRMENRHAMPDSFTFPFILKACTKLSWVKMGMGIHGKVVRFGFESNTFVRNTLIYFHANCGDLKIASELFDASAKRDVVPWSALTAGYARRGKLDEARQLFDEMPVKDLVSWNVMITGYAKQGEMESARKLFDEVPERDVVTWNAMIAGYVLCGSNEQALQMFEEMRSLGEKPDEVTMLSLLSACTDIGDLDVGQKIHSALLEMGRGDMSIILGNALIDMYSKCGSIERALEVFQKMRDKDVSSWNSVIGGLAFHGHAEESVNLFKEMRRLKIRPNEITFVGVLVACSHAGKVEEGRRYFNLMKHKYKIEPNIKHYGCMVDMLGRAGLLDEAFEFIEKMEIEPNAIVWRTLLGACRVHGNVELGRRANERLLEMRRDESGDFVLLSNIYASRGEWHGVEEVRKLMDDSGVKKEPGCSLIETDNSDLMHFLFDSRPRSI from the coding sequence ATGATCAGAAAGAGACCAAACGACAGGAGCGCCTACCGTCACCAACGGTCAAGCTTCTGGCAAAAATGTACCAACCTCCGAGCTCTCAAGCAAGTCCACGCTTCCATGGTCGTCAACGGCTTCAATTCAAACTATTCTGCTATCAGACAACTCATCTTCGCCGGTGCCATGGCTATTTCAGGCACCATAGATTATGCCCACCAACTGTTCGTTCATGTTGCTGAACCAGATACGTTCATGTGGAACACCATGATCAGAGGCTCAGCTCAGAGCCAGAACCCATTAAATGCGATTTTTCTGTATACCCGGATGGAAAATCGGCATGCAATGCCCGATAGCTTCACTTTCCCGTTTATACTCAAGGCCTGCACTAAGCTTTCTTGGGTTAAGATGGGTATGGGGATTCATGGGAAGGTTGTGAGGTTCGGATTTGAGTCGAATACGTTTGTTAGAAATACCCTTATTTATTTCCATGCTAATTGTGGGGATTTGAAGATTGCAAGCGAACTTTTTGATGCTTCGGCGAAGAGGGACGTGGTGCCATGGTCAGCTTTGACAGCAGGATATGCAAGAAGGGGGAAGTTGGATGAGGCCAGGCAACTTTTCGACGAAATGCCTGTTAAAGATTTGGTTTCTTGGAATGTGATGATTACAGGGTATGCAAAGCAAGGGGAGATGGAGAGTGCAAGGAAGCTCTTTGATGAGGTTCCGGAAAGAGATGTGGTGACTTGGAATGCAATGATTGCAGGTTATGTACTTTGCGGGTCCAATGAGCAGGCACTGCAGATGTTCGAGGAGATGAGGAGTCTTGGAGAAAAGCCTGATGAAGTGACCATGTTGAGTCTTTTGTCTGCTTGCACAGATATTGGAGATTTAGATGTTGGGCAAAAGATACATTCTGCCCTTCTGGAGATGGGTCGGGGAGATATGAGCATCATACTTGGAAATGCGCTTATAGATATGTACTCCAAGTGTGGGAGTATTGAAAGGGCACTTGAAGTGTTCCAGAAGATGAGGGACAAGGATGTGTCTTCGTGGAATTCGGTGATAGGAGGGTTGGCATTTCATGGCCATGCTGAGGAATCAGTAAATCTGTTTAAAGAGATGCGCAGGTTGAAAATCAGGCCAAATGAGATCACGTTTGTTGGAGTCTTGGTTGCTTGCAGTCATGCTGGGAAGGTTGAAGAGGGGCGCAGATATTTCAATCTCATGAAGCATAAGTACAAAATTGAGCCAAACATAAAGCATTATGGGTGTATGGTGGATATGTTAGGGCGTGCTGGGCTACTAGATGAAGCATTTGAATTCAtagaaaaaatggagattgAACCCAATGCTATTGTTTGGAGGACTCTGCTTGGGGCTTGTAGAGTTCATGGAAATGTCGAGCTGGGAAGGCGCGCAAATGAGCGGCTACTTGAAATGAGAAGGGATGAGAGTGGGGATTTCGTGCTGCTATCAAACATATATGCTTCGCGAGGTGAGTGGCATGGGGTTGAAGAGGTGAGAAAGCTAATGGATGACAGTGGGGTGAAGAAGGAGCCTGGCTGTAGCTTAATTGAAACAGATAACAGCGATCTCAtgcattttttgtttgattccAGGCCCAGGTCGATTTAA
- the LOC117621995 gene encoding casparian strip membrane protein 1, translating to MKAAGAIELGESKSTSSTPKIGGVNRGASILDFILRIIAFLGTLVSAIAMGTTRERLPFFTQFLQFRAEYDDLPTFTFFVVANSVVCGYLVFSLALSIFHIIRSNAKRSRIILIFFDTAMLALLTAGASAAAAIVYLAHKGNAKANWFAICQQFNSFCERISGSLIGSFVGVVVFILLILLSAAALSRR from the exons ATGAAGGCAGCAGGAGCTATTGAGCTTGGTGAGTCCAAAAGCACTTCAAGCACCCCAAAAATTGGAGGGGTGAACAGAGGGGCATCCATTCTAGACTTCATTCTCAGGATCATCGCTTTTCTTGGTACCTTGGTAAGTGCAATAGCCATGGGAACCACTAGGGAAAGGCTTCCCTTCTTCACTCAGTTCCTTCAGTTCAGGGCCGAGTACGATGATCTTCCAACATTCAC GTTTTTCGTGGTTGCCAATTCCGTCGTGTGTGGATATCTGGTGTTTTCTCTAGCCCTTTCCATCTTCCACATCATACGAAGCAACGCCAAAAGGAGCAGAATTATCTTGATCTTCTTCGATACG GCAATGTTGGCTCTTCTGACAGCAGGTGCCTCTGCAGCAGCAGCTATTGTATACTTGGCACACAAGGGAAATGCCAAGGCAAATTGGTTTGCCATCTGCCAGCAATTCAACTCCTTCTGCGAGCGCATCTCTGGCTCCTTAATTGGATCTTTTGTAGGAGttgttgtttttatactcTTAATCTTGCTCTCAGCTGCAGCCCTCTCTCGACGCTGA
- the LOC117623550 gene encoding pentatricopeptide repeat-containing protein At5g15280, mitochondrial: MRRSTTTTSSTIAFCNGMLQVLYVFSPHKPYIKQVRSLYSLFSLFNAKYQFSTTTCLAYPSFPSFSTTPNNNTQIDLSSICCSGIAQSVISRCSHFSEKNKGKGFANASLKDLLLEISDVVPEYTRRLRRVSEVKPEDVLGLLLGFQFQCGKVGFEASKVESLWEIFKRVNGQSKGFKHLSQSFEVMASMLVRVGLLREVEFLLSTMESQGILLDSHEVFSNLIKGCVDAGESEMAISMYDRMRRRLLPSLSCYDALLDHLVKMKKTHLAFRVCWDMTEMGIDLRRVKKATIEDVIGLLCKDGRLLEARNLVKKAMAFELKPRNLVLYEIAYGYCEKKDFDDLLSFYAEIKCSPDVLAGNRIMHSQCSNFGTGKAELFLRELEHLGFNPDEITFGIMIGWSCRERKLKNAFIYLAQMLSRQLKPHNCTYNALISAVFMGDMWKHAQEIFDEMVDRGTIPDLSTFRILLAGYCKARQFDEAKRIVFDMASRGLIQNSTTEDSLSKAFIILGFNPLSVRLKRDNDLGFSSTEFYDNLGNGLYLDTDLDEYEKRVTWILEDCMVPDYNSLMMKECTLGNLKGALMLVDEMVRWGQDLSSSTFSALMKGFSASPSHIKGITAVVHKKSQLVDQLDQETLNLLVQAYMKKGLICDGRIILDGMFRRHLKIKNETYTAVIKGLCKRGNLKELHACWNNAQQNRWLPGLEDCKALMECLCKKEMLREALQLIESMLISLPHLRLDICHMFLEKLSVTGFTRIGHILLEELEQHGGILDHVAYSYLIRGLCKEKTFPLAFAILENMLARNLVPWLDDSVLLISRLCRAGRYEKAIYLKEIGLREKPLSSLSIDRALIEGCCMAGKVGEATTILRNMLLKGILPDTETYNILVQGHCKVNNLKKVRELLGVMIRKNFSISLATFRNLVCLMCVEGRVLYAVNLKELMHGQSEPRDLTIYNILIFYLFQTGNTLIVNNVLDHLQEKKLLLNEVTYNFLVYGFSRCKDVSSAVEILSTMISKEFRPSNRNLRIVMTSLCGIGELEKALELSREMESRGWVHDSIIQNAIVEDLLSHGKLQEAEKFLDRMVEKCLIPENINYDNLIKRFCSCGRLSKAVDLLNIMLKKGNLPDATSYDSVTSSCCAVNQLDQAMDFHTEMLDRNLKPSINTWEILVHNLCQDGQTAEAERLLLSMVCIGETVSREIYSSVINRYRLEKNLRKTSELMQAMQQSGFEPDFETHWSLISNLSNSSDKDNANSSQGFLARLLSSSGFSRQKDSKTKLG, encoded by the coding sequence ATGAGACGgagcaccaccaccacctcctccaccatAGCTTTCTGCAATGGAATGCTCCAAGTTTTATATGTTTTCTCACCTCACAAGCCCTATATCAAACAGGTTCGTTCTCTTTACTCTCTGTTCTCACTTTTCAACGCTAAATACCAGTTCTCAACCACCACTTGTCTCGCATACCCTTCATTCCCCTCGTTTTCAACGACCCCAAATAACAATACCCAGATAGATTTATCTTCTATTTGTTGCTCTGGTATTGCCCAATCTGTCATTTCTAGATGTTCCCACTTTTCTGAGAAGAATAAAGGCAAAGGCTTTGCTAACGCGTCTCTAAAAGACCTTCTTTTGGAGATTTCGGATGTAGTACCTGAATACACGCGTAGACTTAGGCGGGTTTCGGAGGTGAAACCTGAAGATGTGCTTGGATTATTACTCGGTTTTCAATTTCAGTGTGGGAAAGTTGGATTTGAAGCTAGCAAGGTTGAGTCTTTGTGGGAAATTTTCAAACGGGTTAATGGACAAAGTAAGGGTTTTAAGCATCTCTCTCAGTCATTCGAGGTCATGGCCTCGATGCTTGTCCGAGTGGGGTTGCTTAGAGAAGTTGAGTTCTTGCTTTCCACAATGGAAAGCCAAGGAATTTTATTGgatagtcatgaagttttcagtaATTTGATTAAAGGGTGTGTTGATGCTGGTGAATCAGAAATGGCAATTTCTATGTATGATCGAATGAGGCGCCGTTTACTCCCTTCATTATCGTGTTATGATGCCCTTCTTGATCATTTGGTTAAAATGAAGAAGACCCATTTGGCTTTTCGAGTTTGTTGGGATATGACAGAAATGGGTATTGATTTGAGACGTGTGAAGAAGGCCACAATTGAGGATGTCATTGGACTCCTTTGCAAGGATGGAAGGCTTCTGGAAGCAAGAAATCTCGTCAAGAAGGCTATGGCTTTTGAACTCAAGCCTAGGAACTTAGTTCTATATGAAATTGCTTATGGTTATTGtgagaagaaggactttgaTGATTTGCTGAGTTTCTATGCTGAAATCAAGTGTTCACCTGATGTTCTGGCTGGGAATAGGATTATGCATTCTCAATGTAGCAATTTTGGAACAGGAAAGGCAGAGCTGTTTTTGCGAGAATTGGAACATTTAGGCTTCAATCCTGATGAGATAACCTTTGGTATCATGATTGGCTGGAGTTGTCGTGAACGAAAACTAAAAAATGCCTTCATTTACCTGGCACAGATGTTGTCAAGACAACTAAAGCCCCATAACTGTACCTATAATGCTCTTATCAGTGCTGTCTTTATGGGGGATATGTGGAAGCATGCCCAGGAAATCTTTGATGAGATGGTGGATAGGGGGACAATACCTGATTTATCTACGTTCAGAATTCTCTTAGCAGGCTATTGTAAAGCTAGACAATTTGATGAAGCAAAAAGGATAGTGTTTGACATGGCAAGCCGTGGATTAATTCAAAACTCTACCACAGAGGATTCACTATCCAAAgcatttataattttgggTTTCAATCCATTGTCTGTGAGGTTGAAGAGAGACAATGATTTGGGGTTTTCTTCAACTGAGTTTTATGATAATCTTGGGAATGGACTTTATTTGGATACAGACCTGGATGAGTATGAGAAGAGAGTCACTTGGATCCTAGAAGATTGCATGGTACCTGATTATAACTCACTTATGATGAAAGAATGCACTCTTGGAAATTTGAAGGGTGCATTGATGTTGGTAGATGAAATGGTTCGGTGGGGGCAAGACTTGTCATCTTCTACCTTCTCTGCCTTAATGAAAGGGTTCTCTGCATCCCCTTCACATATTAAGGGTATCACCGCAGTTGTGCATAAAAAGTCTCAATTAGTAGATCAGTTAGACCAAGAAACTTTAAATTTGCTAGTACAAGCATACATGAAGAAAGGGTTGATATGTGATGGAAGGATAATATTGGATGGAATGTTCCGAAGGCATTTGAAAATCAAGAATGAGACATACACTGCTGTAATTAAAGGTTTGTGCAAGAGAGGAAATTTGAAGGAGCTGCATGCTTGTTGGAATAATGCTCAACAGAACAGATGGTTACCCGGGTTGGAAGATTGTAAAGCGTTAATGGAATGTCTTTGCAAGAAAGAGATGCTACGGGAAGCACTACAGCTTATTGAAAGCATGCTGATATCCTTGCCTCACCTACGGTTAGATATATGCCATATGTTCCTTGAAAAGCTTTCTGTTACAGGCTTTACAAGAATTGGGCACATATTGTTGGAAGAACTTGAACAGCACGGTGGCATCCTGGATCATGTGGCTTATAGCTATCTTATAAGAGGATTGTGTAAGGAGAAAACTTTTCCTTTAGCATTTGCGATACTAGAAAATATGCTGGCTAGAAATTTGGTACCATGGTTGGACGATTCTGTCCTATTAATTTCTCGTTTGTGTAGGGCTGGTAGATATGAAAAGGCCATTTATTTGAAAGAGATTGGTCTAAGAGAAAAGCCTTTGTCTTCACTTTCCATTGATCGTGCATTAATTGAAGGCTGTTGTATGGCAGGGAAGGTTGGAGAGGCAACCACTATATTACGGAATATGTTGTTAAAGGGGATACTTCCTGATACTGAAACTTACAATATTTTGGTTCAGGGTCATTGCAAGGTTAACAACTTAAAGAAAGTGAGGGAGCTACTTGGTGTCATGATAAGGAAAAACTTCAGCATTTCACTTGCAACTTTCCGCAATTTGGTGTGTTTGATGTGTGTGGAAGGTAGGGTTCTTTATGCAGTGAATCTGAAGGAGCTCATGCATGGACAAAGTGAGCCTCGCGATCTCACCATTTACAATATTCTGATTTTCTATCTTTTCCAAACTGGGAATACTTTGATTGTGAATAACGTGTTAGATCATTTGCAAGAGAAGAAATTGCTACTGAATGAAGTAACGTATAATTTTCTAGTATATGGGTTTTCTCGGTGTAAAGATGTGTCAAGTGCTGTGGAAATTCTGTCTACTATGATCTCTAAGGAATTTAGGCCAAGCAACCGCAACTTAAGAATAGTTATGACCAGCCTGTGTGGGATTGGGGAGCTCGAGAAAGCCTTGGAGTTGAGTCGAGAAATGGAATCAAGAGGCTGGGTTCATGATTCAATCATTCAAAATGCCATTGTTGAGGACCTTCTTTCTCATGGTAAGCTTCAAGAAGCAGAAAAGTTTCTGGACAGGATGGTAGAGAAATGCCTAATTCCTGAGAATATCAACTATGATAATCTAATTAAACGTTTTTGCTCGTGTGGACGACTGAGCAAGGCAGTTGATCTTCTAAACATAATGTTGAAGAAAGGAAATCTTCCAGACGCTACTAGTTATGACTCTGTCACAAGCTCTTGCTGTGCAGTTAATCAACTGGACCAAGCTATGGATTTTCATACTGAGATGCTGGATAGAAATCTCAAGCCAAGCATCAACACATGGGAAATTCTTGTCCACAATCTATGCCAAGATGGACAAACTGCAGAAGCAGAAAGGCTTTTGCTTTCAATGGTTTGCATAGGTGAAACAGTGAGCAGGGAGATATATTCTTCTGTAATTAATAGGTATCGCTTAGAAAAGAATCTCAGGAAGACATCAGAGCTCATGCAAGCAATGCAACAGAGTGGTTTTGAGCCAGACTTTGAGACACACTGGTCTCTCATAAGCAATCTAAGCAATTCTAGTGACAAGGACAATGCCAACAGCAGCCAGGGTTTCCTGGCAAGGCTTCTTTCTTCAAGTGGATTTTCTCGGCAAAAGGATTCGAAGACAAAACTGGGTTAA
- the LOC117621997 gene encoding uncharacterized protein LOC117621997, translating to MNRNLSAFVIGMVGAAMTLFAYSQTLVSPNQSIAIGLLVLMFGLLIKEGFISL from the coding sequence atgaatcGGAACTTGAGTGCGTTTGTGATTGGAATGGTGGGTGCAGCAATGACCTTGTTTGCTTATTCTCAGACTCTGGTGTCTCCAAATCAGTCCATCGCAATCGGCCTCCTTGTTCTCATGTTTGGTTTGCTGATCAAGGAAGGTTTTATATCTCTGTAG